A single region of the Triticum dicoccoides isolate Atlit2015 ecotype Zavitan chromosome 2B, WEW_v2.0, whole genome shotgun sequence genome encodes:
- the LOC119366297 gene encoding probable phytol kinase, chloroplastic, with product MAAARPALPSSPTSLLLSRSISAPDLAVAPALRRNRPTRWVVAAGVPAVAGALAASAPVGATLLRDGGATLLVTAGAYSLVRAFDALTERRLVQQSLSRKVVHVLSGVFFMASWPLFSNSTGARFFAAVVPFLNSVRLLTYGLGFYSDEALVKSVTREGKREELLRGPLYYVIVLLIIVLVFWRDSPIGIVSLSMMSGGDGFADIVGRRFGSLKLPFNDKKSWVGSAAMFISGFLLSALMLSYFSWLGYIRVSWDQAIGKLVLVALAATVVECIPVTDVVDDNISVPLATMLVAFLLFGNTAN from the exons ATGGCGGCGGCGCGCCCGGCGCTCCCCTCCTCCCCGACCTCGCTGCTGCTTTCGCGGTCCATctccgcccccgacctcgccgtgGCCCCGGCGCTCCGGAGGAACAGACCGACGCGGTGGGTCGTCGCAGCCGGCGTCCCGGCCGTGGCGGGGGCGCTCGCGGCCTCGGCGCCGGTGGGGGCGACGCTGCTGCGGGACGGCGGCGCCACGCTGCTCGTCACGGCCGGGGCCTACTCCCTCGTGCGCGCCTTCGACGCGCTCACCGAGCGCCGCCTCGTCCAACAG AGCTTGAGCAGGAAGGTTGTGCACGTGCTATCCGGGGTCTTTTTCATGGCTTCATGGCCACTCTTCAG CAATTCAACCGGCGCACGGTTCTTTGCGGCGGTAGTCCCGTTCCTCAACAGCGTCAGGCTTCTCACCTACGGCCTCGGCTTCTACTCCGACGAAGCTCTTGTCAAATCTGTGACCCGTGAAGGAAAACGAGA GGAATTGCTGCGAGGCCCTCTCTACTATGTCATCGTGCTACTGATCATTGTTCTAGTCTTCTGGCGGGACTCCCCGATCGGGATCGTCTCCTTGTCAAtgatgagcggcggcgacg GCTTTGCTGACATTGTCGGGAGAAGGTTCGGCTCGCTGAAGCTGCCATTCAACGACAAGAAGAGCTGGGTCGGGAGCGCCGCGATGTTCATCTCCGGGTTCCTGCTATCTGCACT GATGCTGTCCTATTTCTCGTGGCTTGGTTACATCCGTGTCAGCTGGGATCAGGCGATTGGTAAACTGGTTCTCGTTGCGCTGGCAGCCACTGTGGTGGAGTGTATTCCTGTAACTGATGTTGTAGATGACAATATCTCTGTTCCCTTGGCCACCATGTTGGTAGCCTTTCTGTTGTTTGGCAACACTGCAAACTGA
- the LOC119366295 gene encoding probable arabinosyltransferase ARAD1, with amino-acid sequence MPPPPISGEIRRAAMKRPALLAVPAVLLLSLSFLLLRPSSSPPLLPSARTTDPGPGHRRRLSVYVADLPRALNHGLLDLYWSLPAADARIPASSDPDHPPPRGHPPYPASPLIRQYSAEYWLLCSLLGPAAPASAVVRVVADWREADVVFVPFFATLSAEMELGWGATKGAFRRKEGNGDYRRQREVVDRVTAHPAWRRSGGRDHVFVLTDPMAMWHVRAEIAPAILLVVDFGGWYKLDSKSAGGNSSHMIQHTQVSLLKDVIVPYTHLLPTLHLSENMDRPTLLYFKGAKHRHRGGLVREKLWDLMVNEPDVVMEEGFPNATGREQSIKGMRTSEFCLHPAGDTPSSCRLFDAVASLCIPVIVSDDIELPFEGMIDYTEFSIFVSVGNAMRPKWLTNYLRNISKQQKDEFRRNLAGVQHIFEYENSHHSSKDSDPENGAVNHIWKKIHQKLPMIQEAVTREKRKPEGASIPLRCHCT; translated from the exons ATGCCGCCGCCTCCCATCTCAGGCGAGATCCGGCGGGCGGCGATGAAGCGCCCGGCCCTGCTCGCCGTCCCggccgtcctcctcctctccctctccttcctcctcctcaggccGTCCTCCTCCCCGCCCCTCCTCCCCTCCGCGCGCACCACCGACCCCGGccccggccaccgccgccgcctgagcGTCTACGTCGCCGACCTCCCGCGCGCGCTCAACCACGGCCTGCTCGACCTCTACTGGTCGCTCCCGGCCGCCGACGCCCGCATCCCGGCCTCCTCCGACCCGGACCACCCGCCGCCGCGCGGCCACCCGCCCTACCCCGCCAGCCCCCTCATCAGGCAGTACAGCGCCGAGTACTGGCTCCTGTGCTCCCTCCTCGGCCCCGCCGCCCCCGCGTCCGCGGTGGTGAGGGTCGTCGCCGACTGGAGGGAGGCCGACGTCGTCTTCGTCCCCTTCTTCGCCACGCTCTCCGCGGAGATGGAGCTCGGCTGGGGCGCCACCAAGGGCGCCTTCCGCAGGAAGGAGGGGAATGGTGACTACCGCCGCCAGCGGGAGGTCGTCGACCGCGTCACCGCGCACCCGGCCTGGCGCCGGTCCGGCGGCCGCGACCACGTCTTCGTCCTCACAG ACCCTATGGCAATGTGGCATGTCCGGGCGGAGATTGCTCCAGCAATTCTACTGGTGGTTGATTTTGGCGGGTGGTACAAACTCGATTCAAAATCTGCAGGCGGCAACTCTTCTCATATGATACAGCACACTCAAGTGTCATTGCTGAAAGATGTCATTGTGCCTTACACACATTTGCTGCCTACCCTGCACCTATCAGAAAATATGGATCGCCCCACTCTTCTGTACTTCAAGGGAGCCAAGCACAGGCATCGG GGTGGTTTGGTGCGTGAAAAACTGTGGGACTTGATGGTTAACGAGCCTGATGTTGTCATGGAAGAAGGTTTTCCTAATGCCACAGGACGTGAGCAATCAATAAAAGGGATGCGGACATCAGAGTTTTGCTTGCACCCAGCTGGTGACACCCCAAGTTCATGCCGTCTCTTTGACGCTGTTGCAAGTCTTTGCATACCCGTCATTGTCAGCGATGACATTGAGCTTCCTTTCGAAGGGATGATAGACTACACAGAATTCTCCATTTTTGTGTCAGTCGGTAACGCAATGAGACCCAAATGGCTAACGAACTACCTAAGGAATATCTCCAAGCAGCAGAAGGATGAATTCAGAAGAAACCTGGCTGGAGTCCAGCATATCTTTGAGTACGAAAACAGTCACCATAGTAGCAAGGACTCTGACCCAGAAAATGGTGCTGTGAACCACATATGGAAGAAGATTCATCAGAAGTTGCCGATGATTCAAGAAGCAGTCACCCGGGAGAAGCGGAAGCCTGAAGGCGCATCGATCCCACTTCGGTGCCATTGTACCTGA